Proteins found in one Hevea brasiliensis isolate MT/VB/25A 57/8 chromosome 18, ASM3005281v1, whole genome shotgun sequence genomic segment:
- the LOC110659225 gene encoding gibberellin-regulated protein 14, giving the protein MAAKAALFLVTSFLLLTAAKALYPSEEFLQKITYSQILVAPTPAPVPPVAKNPTPAPPVKAPTPPYPPVVKAPTPAPPVVKPPTPTPPVVKPPTPSPPVVKPPTPPPVAKPPTPPPVVKPPTPYPPVAKPPTPYPPVAKPPTPSPPVVKPPTPTPPVVKPPTPSPPVVKPPTPVPPVKPPSGTPMPPVRTRADCIPLCAERCKLHSRKNRCARACVTCCDRCKCVPPGTYGNREKCGKCYTNMTTRGNKPKCP; this is encoded by the exons ATGGCGGCCAAGGCTGCGTTGTTTCTGGTTACTTCTTTTCTCTTACTTACTGCTGCGAAG GCTTTATATCCCAGTGAAGAGTTCTTGCAGAAG ATCACTTATTCCCAAATACTAGTCGCCCCAACACCAGCTCCTGTACCACCAGTCGCCAAGAATCCCACTCCTGCACCCCCAGTCAAGGCACCAACTCCTCCTTACCCACCAGTGGTCAAGGCCCCAACTCCTGCCCCGCCAGTCGTCAAGCCACCGACCCCTACACCACCAGTGGTTAAGCCACCGACTCCTTCTCCACCAGTAGTCAAGCCTCCAACTCCTCCACCAGTAGCCAAACCCCCAACTCCTCCACCGGTGGTCAAGCCCCCAACTCCATATCCACCAGTAGCCAAACCCCCAACTCCATATCCACCAGTAGCCAAACCCCCAACTCCTTCTCCACCAGTGGTGAAGCCGCCCACTCCTACGCCACCAGTGGTGAAGCCGCCTACTCCTTCTCCGCCAGTTGTCAAGCCTCCAACTCCTGTGCCACCAGTGAAACCACCGAGTGGTACACCAATGCCCCCAGTGAGGACAAGAGCAG ATTGCATCCCGCTTTGTGCAGAGAGATGCAAATTACATTCCAGGAAGAACCGATGTGCGAGAGCTTGTGTAACTTGCTGTGACCGATGCAAATGTGTGCCACCAGGAACTTACGGCAACAGGGAGAAATGTGGCAAGTGCTACACCAACATGACTACCCGTGGCAACAAGCCCAAGTGCCCCTGA